One Brachybacterium aquaticum genomic region harbors:
- a CDS encoding VOC family protein, translating into MSAYPELLHTALDARDPRALAEFYRELLALRYRPGDEPPAAPAADEADWLVLLDQSGLRVLAVQAKPDLRPSTWPSEEVPMQLHMDFRVPDVDALETHRARAEQLGARVLMDRSDDPGEPLYVIGDPEGHPFCLLVG; encoded by the coding sequence GTGAGCGCGTACCCCGAGCTCCTGCACACGGCTCTCGACGCCCGCGACCCGCGCGCGCTCGCCGAGTTCTACCGGGAGCTGCTCGCACTCCGGTATCGGCCGGGCGATGAGCCGCCGGCGGCGCCTGCGGCCGACGAGGCCGACTGGTTGGTGCTCCTGGATCAGTCCGGCCTACGGGTTCTCGCCGTCCAGGCCAAGCCTGATCTGCGCCCCTCCACCTGGCCGAGCGAGGAGGTGCCCATGCAGCTGCACATGGACTTCCGCGTGCCCGATGTCGACGCGCTCGAGACCCACCGCGCCCGCGCCGAGCAGCTCGGGGCGAGGGTGCTCATGGATCGCTCCGATGATCCCGGGGAGCCGCTGTACGTGATCGGCGACCCCGAGGGGCATCCGTTCTGCCTGCTGGTGGGGTGA
- a CDS encoding type II toxin-antitoxin system VapC family toxin: MTVFYLDTSVAVRILFHHSPAAASWFDATTGAPEHLLVSSRLLRTEITRALRRTGVEVQRRDEVLEYLGTLPVDHAVLQEAEAIVPAVKTLDAIHLASALRSGIEGLVLVTHDRAMERVAAEIGMRTLDPVTDDPGLA; the protein is encoded by the coding sequence GTGACGGTCTTCTACCTCGACACCTCCGTCGCCGTTCGGATCCTCTTCCACCACTCCCCTGCCGCCGCCTCGTGGTTCGACGCGACGACCGGCGCCCCCGAGCATCTCCTGGTCTCCTCGCGGCTCCTGCGCACGGAGATCACCCGGGCTCTGCGACGCACCGGGGTGGAGGTGCAGCGGCGCGACGAGGTCCTCGAGTACCTCGGCACCCTCCCGGTGGACCACGCCGTGCTGCAGGAGGCAGAGGCCATCGTCCCGGCGGTGAAGACCCTGGACGCCATCCATCTGGCCTCCGCACTGCGCAGCGGCATCGAGGGGCTCGTGCTGGTCACCCACGACCGGGCGATGGAACGGGTCGCGGCGGAGATCGGCATGCGGACCCTGGATCCGGTCACCGACGACCCTGGACTCGCCTGA
- a CDS encoding GNAT family N-acetyltransferase has product MDAPFRLRLATPDDAEACGAVHHRSWVETYSHLLPPEHWRTDTVERRAALWTRVLRDGFEVPVAEVDGRIVGLALAVPGRTIGAHGPVRDRELSTLYVLAEHHGTGAGQALLDTALPPGTPAQLWVLDDNPRARRFYERNGFTPDGARHLDEGLGFTELRYIR; this is encoded by the coding sequence ATGGATGCCCCCTTCCGCCTCCGGCTCGCCACCCCCGACGACGCCGAGGCATGCGGCGCCGTCCACCACCGGTCCTGGGTCGAGACCTACTCCCACCTGCTGCCCCCGGAGCACTGGAGGACCGACACGGTGGAGCGTCGCGCAGCCCTGTGGACCCGGGTGCTCCGCGATGGCTTCGAGGTTCCCGTCGCCGAGGTCGACGGACGGATCGTCGGCCTCGCCCTGGCCGTTCCCGGCAGGACGATCGGGGCGCACGGCCCGGTGCGCGACCGCGAGCTGTCCACGCTCTACGTCCTCGCCGAGCACCACGGCACCGGCGCCGGTCAGGCCCTGCTCGATACGGCGCTCCCGCCGGGCACCCCCGCACAGCTGTGGGTGCTCGACGACAACCCCCGGGCCAGGCGCTTCTACGAGCGCAACGGCTTCACCCCCGACGGTGCCCGCCACCTCGACGAAGGACTCGGGTTCACGGAGCTCCGGTACATCCGCTGA
- a CDS encoding 3-keto-5-aminohexanoate cleavage protein, producing the protein MLLTVCVNGARLPSAHPALSADPEVLARDASRAIAAGADEVHLHPKDPAGHDSLRGEDVARWLEVFRRVLPGVRLGVTTGLWAADGPAERLALVRSWETLPDLASVNWHEEGAAQLARHLLERGVDVEAGLWTAEAAEAWARSPLAPHCHRVLVELPDVPAGHLRPAAEGIRTALIAAGHRRPLLLHGEERSAWPGVLLALEAGADTRIGLEDTLTGPGGAPVGSNAELVTLCREFLGG; encoded by the coding sequence GTGCTGCTGACCGTCTGCGTGAACGGTGCCCGACTCCCGTCGGCCCATCCGGCCCTCTCCGCGGACCCCGAGGTCCTCGCCCGCGATGCCTCTCGCGCGATCGCGGCCGGGGCCGACGAGGTCCACCTGCACCCGAAGGACCCCGCCGGGCACGACTCCCTGCGAGGCGAGGACGTGGCCCGCTGGCTGGAGGTGTTCCGCCGGGTCCTGCCGGGGGTGAGGCTCGGCGTGACGACCGGGCTCTGGGCGGCCGACGGGCCGGCGGAGCGACTCGCCCTGGTCCGCTCCTGGGAGACGCTGCCGGATCTCGCCTCGGTGAACTGGCACGAGGAAGGGGCCGCGCAGCTCGCCCGGCACCTGCTCGAGCGCGGCGTCGACGTCGAGGCGGGGCTGTGGACCGCCGAGGCCGCCGAGGCCTGGGCCCGCTCCCCGCTCGCACCGCACTGCCACCGGGTGCTCGTGGAGCTGCCGGACGTGCCCGCCGGCCACCTCCGTCCCGCCGCCGAGGGGATCCGCACAGCGCTCATCGCCGCGGGTCACCGCCGCCCGCTGCTCCTGCACGGCGAGGAGCGCTCCGCCTGGCCCGGCGTCCTGCTCGCCCTCGAGGCCGGCGCGGACACCCGGATCGGACTCGAGGACACGCTGACCGGCCCCGGGGGTGCTCCCGTCGGCTCGAACGCCGAGCTGGTGACCCTGTGCCGGGAGTTCCTCGGCGGCTGA
- a CDS encoding cation diffusion facilitator family transporter: protein MTAGHAHGGSSPSHSHSHSHAGADTGRTRLAIAFGLTAAIALAQLVGSIVTGSLALLTDTAHAVVDASGLLIALIAATMVARPATSTRTWGFARIEVLAALAQATLLIVVGTYTAIEGISRLGAPPEIASGQLLVFGVIGLVANLIAILVLAGGRGTSLNLRAAFLEVLNDALGSLGVIAAALIITFTGFQQADALAGLFIAALIVPRAIRILRETLRILMEYAPAGVDLDEVREHLLALEHVQDVHDLHASSVGSRLPIISAHVVVSEECFESAHALAILEEVQDCVRTHFPVAFEHATIQMESPAVREREAGKGLHE from the coding sequence ATGACCGCGGGCCACGCGCACGGCGGGAGCTCCCCCTCGCACTCCCACTCCCACTCGCATGCCGGCGCCGACACCGGCCGCACCCGGCTCGCGATCGCCTTCGGCCTCACCGCCGCGATCGCCCTCGCGCAGCTGGTGGGAAGCATCGTCACCGGATCCCTCGCCCTGCTCACCGACACCGCGCACGCGGTCGTGGACGCCTCGGGCCTGCTGATCGCGCTGATCGCGGCGACGATGGTGGCCCGCCCTGCGACCAGCACCCGCACCTGGGGCTTCGCCCGGATCGAGGTGCTCGCCGCCCTCGCCCAGGCCACCCTCCTCATCGTGGTCGGCACCTACACGGCGATCGAGGGCATCTCCCGCCTCGGCGCCCCGCCCGAGATCGCCTCGGGGCAGCTGCTGGTCTTCGGCGTGATCGGGCTCGTCGCGAACCTGATCGCGATCCTGGTCCTCGCCGGCGGGCGGGGCACGAGCCTGAACCTGCGCGCCGCCTTCCTCGAGGTGCTGAACGACGCCCTCGGCTCCCTCGGGGTGATCGCCGCGGCGCTCATCATCACGTTCACCGGTTTCCAGCAGGCCGACGCGCTCGCGGGCCTGTTCATCGCGGCGCTCATCGTGCCGCGGGCGATCCGGATCCTGCGCGAGACGCTGCGGATCCTCATGGAGTACGCCCCGGCCGGGGTCGACCTCGACGAGGTGCGCGAGCATCTCCTGGCCCTCGAGCACGTGCAGGACGTGCACGACCTGCACGCCTCGAGCGTCGGCAGCCGCCTGCCGATCATCTCCGCCCACGTGGTGGTCTCCGAGGAATGCTTCGAGTCCGCGCACGCCCTGGCCATCCTCGAGGAGGTCCAGGACTGCGTGCGCACCCACTTCCCCGTCGCCTTCGAGCACGCCACGATCCAGATGGAGAGCCCCGCCGTGCGCGAGCGCGAGGCGGGCAAGGGCCTGCACGAGTAG
- a CDS encoding VOC family protein produces the protein MPAALHPYLNFDGKAREAFEFYGQALGGTPQFSTFGEFQAVPEGHPASDLIMHGALEVTDLIRLYVSDYIEGMSPGKFTVGNNVTLSLMGDDEQVLRSAFEKLSEGGEITMPLEKQMWGDVYGSFTDRFGIVWQVNISGGEG, from the coding sequence ATGCCCGCAGCCCTGCACCCCTACCTCAACTTCGACGGCAAGGCCCGCGAGGCGTTCGAGTTCTACGGCCAGGCCCTGGGTGGGACGCCGCAGTTCTCCACCTTCGGCGAGTTCCAGGCCGTTCCCGAGGGCCACCCGGCCTCGGACCTGATCATGCACGGCGCGCTCGAGGTCACCGACCTGATCCGCCTGTACGTCTCGGACTACATCGAGGGGATGAGCCCCGGGAAGTTCACCGTGGGCAACAACGTCACCCTCTCCCTGATGGGCGACGACGAGCAGGTGCTCCGCAGCGCCTTCGAGAAGCTCTCCGAGGGCGGCGAGATCACGATGCCGCTCGAGAAGCAGATGTGGGGCGACGTCTACGGCTCCTTCACCGACCGCTTCGGCATCGTGTGGCAGGTGAACATCTCCGGCGGCGAGGGCTGA
- a CDS encoding amino acid permease, whose amino-acid sequence MSTTTTSPGGPAAGTSSNGSAPARRSPGLKARHLHFIALGSAIGTGLFYGSAGAIQAAGPSVLLVYLLGGAVVYFMLRALGEMAVRMPISGSFAEYTRRFLGPWAGYITGWMFAFEMLIVCLADLTAIAIYMSFWFPDTAQWVWVAATLLIVGAANLASVRWFGDLEIVFTVVKVGAVIAMIVGGAAILAFGLGDPSTPTGLSNLTADGGFFPNGPGGMISAFILVLFAFGGTEIIGVAGTEAEDPGRAIPKAVNTVPVRILLFYVLAIGVILLLNPWREITGEESPFVQIFDTLGVNWAAGLLNVVVITAALSAINADLFGAGRVVAGMARTHLAPSALARTVHGVPVVTTLAMLGVLVVGVALNYALPEEVFTIVASLATFATVFVWLMILLAQVASRRGMSREERDALAFPVPLWPYGQLFAIAFILFTFGIMVWQREYHTALAVGVGFVVLMSVLYLVTGRHRLPAED is encoded by the coding sequence ATGAGCACGACCACCACGTCCCCCGGCGGCCCCGCCGCCGGCACCTCGTCCAACGGCTCGGCACCGGCCCGCCGCTCCCCCGGCCTGAAGGCCCGCCACCTGCACTTCATCGCGCTCGGCTCCGCGATCGGCACGGGCCTGTTCTACGGCTCGGCCGGCGCGATCCAGGCCGCGGGCCCCTCCGTGCTGCTGGTCTACCTGCTCGGCGGCGCGGTCGTGTACTTCATGCTGCGGGCGCTCGGCGAGATGGCCGTGCGCATGCCCATCTCGGGCTCCTTCGCCGAGTACACCCGGCGCTTCCTCGGCCCGTGGGCGGGGTACATCACCGGCTGGATGTTCGCCTTCGAGATGCTGATCGTGTGCCTGGCGGACCTCACCGCCATCGCGATCTACATGAGCTTCTGGTTCCCGGACACCGCACAGTGGGTGTGGGTCGCGGCGACGCTGCTGATCGTGGGCGCCGCGAACCTCGCGAGCGTGCGCTGGTTCGGCGATCTCGAGATCGTCTTCACGGTCGTGAAGGTCGGCGCGGTCATCGCGATGATCGTGGGCGGCGCGGCGATCCTCGCCTTCGGCCTCGGGGATCCCTCGACGCCGACGGGCCTCTCCAACCTCACGGCCGACGGGGGCTTCTTCCCGAACGGCCCGGGCGGCATGATCTCGGCGTTCATCCTGGTGCTCTTCGCCTTCGGCGGCACCGAGATCATCGGCGTGGCCGGCACCGAGGCGGAGGACCCTGGGCGGGCGATCCCGAAGGCCGTGAACACGGTCCCCGTGCGGATCCTGCTGTTCTACGTGCTCGCGATCGGCGTGATCCTGCTGCTGAACCCGTGGCGGGAGATCACGGGCGAGGAGTCGCCCTTCGTGCAGATCTTCGACACGCTCGGGGTGAACTGGGCGGCCGGTCTGCTGAACGTCGTGGTGATCACCGCGGCGCTCTCGGCGATCAACGCCGACCTGTTCGGTGCGGGCCGTGTGGTGGCGGGCATGGCCCGCACGCACCTGGCCCCGTCGGCCCTCGCCCGCACGGTGCACGGGGTGCCGGTGGTGACGACGCTCGCGATGCTCGGCGTGCTGGTGGTGGGCGTGGCGCTGAACTACGCCCTGCCCGAGGAGGTGTTCACCATCGTCGCGTCGCTGGCGACCTTCGCGACCGTCTTCGTGTGGCTGATGATCCTGCTGGCCCAGGTCGCCTCCCGTCGCGGCATGTCGCGGGAGGAGCGGGATGCGCTCGCGTTCCCGGTGCCGCTGTGGCCCTACGGGCAGCTGTTCGCGATCGCGTTCATCCTGTTCACCTTCGGGATCATGGTCTGGCAGCGCGAGTACCACACTGCCCTCGCCGTGGGCGTGGGCTTCGTGGTGCTGATGAGCGTGCTGTACCTGGTCACGGGCCGGCACCGTCTCCCCGCGGAGGACTGA
- a CDS encoding ArsR/SmtB family transcription factor, producing MNPADVVRDPATPLFEVDESQAALFHALSEPTRLALLRHLSTGEHRVRDLVDHMHLAQSTVSTHLACLRDCGLVRGRTEGRASWFSLADPERLVELLAAADVLLGASGASLALRHHDHDDPVGGELR from the coding sequence ATGAATCCGGCGGACGTGGTCCGCGACCCCGCCACGCCCCTCTTCGAGGTGGACGAGTCCCAGGCCGCGCTGTTCCACGCGCTGTCCGAGCCGACTCGCCTGGCGCTGCTGCGCCACCTGTCCACCGGCGAGCACCGGGTGCGGGACCTCGTGGACCACATGCACCTGGCCCAGTCGACGGTGAGCACGCACCTGGCCTGCCTGCGCGACTGCGGGCTGGTGCGCGGCCGGACCGAGGGGCGCGCCTCCTGGTTCTCCCTCGCGGACCCGGAGCGTCTCGTCGAGCTGCTCGCGGCGGCCGACGTCCTGCTCGGCGCCTCGGGCGCCTCGCTCGCCCTGCGACATCACGACCACGACGATCCCGTCGGCGGCGAGCTGCGATGA
- a CDS encoding YbaK/EbsC family protein, whose product MTPEHGTLPLDWTPLTEALDLVAPATAEAARAGAAPSARVAPVEDHLADTAEFCAAYGVDESVTANCVIVKGRGGGQDILAAVLVRASDRADVNRTVKKHLGASKLSFAPGELTEELTGMTGGGVTPIGLPEGWPVLIDPAVAELDEALIGGGVRTSKILVPGRELAALPGAEVVPLAL is encoded by the coding sequence ATGACTCCCGAGCACGGAACCCTGCCCCTCGACTGGACCCCGCTCACCGAGGCCCTCGACCTCGTTGCCCCGGCCACCGCGGAGGCCGCGCGCGCCGGTGCGGCGCCGAGCGCCCGCGTGGCCCCCGTCGAGGACCATCTCGCCGACACCGCCGAGTTCTGCGCCGCCTACGGCGTGGACGAGTCCGTCACCGCGAACTGCGTGATCGTCAAGGGCCGCGGCGGCGGCCAGGACATCCTCGCCGCGGTCCTCGTGCGTGCGAGCGACCGCGCCGATGTGAACCGCACCGTGAAGAAGCATCTGGGCGCGAGCAAGCTGTCCTTCGCGCCGGGTGAGCTCACCGAGGAGCTGACCGGGATGACCGGCGGCGGCGTCACCCCGATCGGTCTGCCCGAGGGATGGCCGGTGCTCATCGACCCGGCCGTCGCGGAGCTCGACGAGGCGCTGATCGGCGGCGGTGTGCGCACCTCCAAGATCCTCGTGCCCGGCCGGGAGCTGGCCGCGCTGCCCGGGGCCGAGGTCGTCCCGCTCGCGCTGTGA
- a CDS encoding tautomerase family protein, with protein MPLVRIDVPEITTPLEQEAIGEVVHRALVEVAGAPADDRFQVITSHPRTGLVMDPTYFVERTERALIIQITLNAGRTTELKKALYAAIADGLHEAIGLRREDVMISLVEVAKENWSFGGGVAQYAQ; from the coding sequence ATGCCACTGGTCCGCATCGACGTCCCCGAGATCACCACCCCGCTCGAGCAGGAGGCGATCGGCGAGGTCGTCCACCGCGCCCTCGTCGAGGTCGCCGGCGCCCCGGCCGACGACCGCTTCCAGGTGATCACCTCCCACCCCCGCACTGGTCTCGTCATGGACCCGACCTACTTCGTCGAGCGCACAGAGCGGGCGCTGATCATCCAGATCACCCTGAACGCCGGACGCACCACGGAGCTGAAGAAGGCGCTCTACGCGGCGATCGCCGACGGGCTCCACGAGGCGATCGGCCTGCGGCGCGAGGACGTGATGATCTCCCTCGTCGAGGTCGCCAAGGAGAACTGGTCCTTCGGAGGAGGGGTCGCGCAGTACGCGCAGTGA
- a CDS encoding YdhK family protein — MSTHGLLTRRTALVGIGLTTLAACSGGGGEEMPGMDHGGGHGSDQGGAHAGHAMDGGAPPEGIAQAADPTYPVGTAVTLAADHMEGMEGASATVSGAFDTTTYAVSYTPTDGGAPVNDHRWVVHEELDSPAQAPLAEGTEVMLRADHMPGMDGAEATIDSATDETVYMVDYEADGMMMTHHKWVVESELQPAS, encoded by the coding sequence ATGTCGACCCATGGACTGCTCACCCGCCGGACTGCGCTCGTCGGCATCGGGCTCACGACCCTTGCCGCCTGCTCGGGCGGCGGCGGCGAGGAGATGCCCGGCATGGACCATGGCGGCGGCCACGGATCCGACCAGGGCGGCGCCCACGCCGGGCACGCCATGGACGGCGGAGCCCCGCCGGAGGGGATCGCGCAGGCCGCCGACCCCACCTACCCCGTCGGCACGGCAGTGACCCTCGCCGCGGATCACATGGAGGGCATGGAGGGCGCGAGCGCCACGGTCTCCGGGGCGTTCGACACCACGACCTACGCGGTCTCGTACACCCCCACCGACGGCGGCGCCCCCGTCAACGACCACAGGTGGGTCGTCCATGAGGAGCTGGACTCTCCCGCGCAGGCCCCGCTCGCCGAGGGCACCGAGGTGATGCTCCGCGCCGACCACATGCCCGGCATGGACGGCGCGGAGGCGACCATCGACAGCGCGACCGATGAGACGGTCTACATGGTCGACTACGAGGCGGACGGGATGATGATGACGCACCACAAGTGGGTCGTCGAGAGCGAGCTCCAGCCCGCCTCCTGA
- a CDS encoding type II toxin-antitoxin system Phd/YefM family antitoxin, translating to MRTISVGELRQNPTRMLEDIAAGEVYVLTRHNHEVARIVPSASSTSLIPPARSGPARTSGLPRVDLPDGMSMDEFLDDLSGDR from the coding sequence ATGCGCACCATCTCGGTCGGCGAGCTCCGGCAGAACCCCACCCGCATGCTCGAGGACATCGCTGCGGGCGAGGTCTACGTCCTCACCCGGCACAACCACGAGGTCGCCCGCATCGTGCCGAGTGCGTCGTCGACCTCCCTGATCCCGCCTGCGCGCAGCGGCCCCGCGCGCACCAGCGGACTTCCTCGCGTCGACCTCCCGGACGGTATGTCGATGGACGAGTTCCTCGACGATCTCTCGGGGGACCGGTGA
- a CDS encoding heavy metal translocating P-type ATPase: protein MATERSTRHGEHGGHGSTLGHASMTASTGHDTHAEQEIHAGHDMHAGHGAHAGHAMHGDHSGHGGHGDHVTQFRRLFWINLVLAVPVVAFSPMFAMVLGYAVPSFPGAMWIAPLLGTVMYVWGGRPFLVGAASEIRARKPGMMLLIGLAITVAFLASWGSALGILSHELEFWWELALLIVIMLLGHWVEMRSLAQTSSALDSLAALLPDEAERIEGDRLVTVAPSDLRVGDLVLVRPGANVPADGMVREGRADVDESMITGESRPVTREVGDRVVAGTVATDSSLRIEVTATGDETALAGIERLVAEAQNSSSRAQRIADKAAGWLFWFALTAAVITAIVWSVLGMPDQAVVRAVTVLVIACPHALGLAIPLVVSVSTERAARGGVLIKDRLALEQMRTVDTVLFDKTGTLTKGEPVLSEIAPRGLDAAEVLALAAAAEAESEHPLARAIVAKAQADGVEIPAATGVTSTPALGVSAQVDGHEIRVGGPRLLEEVGAAEIEDAEVWREDGAIILHVLRDGEVVGGLKLSDEIRSESREAVEALHERGIEVVMITGDAEAVAHSVGRELGIDRVYAGVRPEDKSSKVAELQAEGRTVAMVGDGVNDAPALAQADVGIAIGAGTDVAIGSAGVVLAGSDPRSVLSVLRLSGAAYRKMTQNLWWAAGYNLISVPLAAGVLAPVGVIMPMSVGAVLMSLSTIIVALNAQTLRRLDLTPEASVETVRERR from the coding sequence ATGGCGACAGAGAGATCCACACGGCACGGAGAACATGGGGGCCATGGGTCGACGCTAGGCCATGCGTCGATGACCGCCTCCACGGGGCATGACACTCACGCGGAGCAGGAGATACACGCGGGCCACGACATGCACGCGGGTCACGGTGCTCACGCGGGCCACGCCATGCACGGCGACCACTCGGGGCATGGCGGCCACGGCGACCACGTCACGCAGTTTCGGCGTCTGTTCTGGATAAACCTGGTCCTCGCGGTGCCGGTCGTCGCGTTCTCACCGATGTTCGCGATGGTCCTCGGCTACGCGGTGCCGAGCTTCCCGGGAGCCATGTGGATCGCGCCGCTGCTCGGCACCGTCATGTACGTCTGGGGCGGTCGACCATTCCTCGTGGGCGCAGCGTCCGAGATCCGCGCCCGGAAGCCCGGGATGATGCTGCTGATCGGGCTCGCGATCACCGTCGCCTTCCTCGCCTCGTGGGGCTCTGCCCTCGGGATCCTCTCCCACGAGCTCGAGTTCTGGTGGGAGCTCGCGCTGCTGATCGTGATCATGCTGCTCGGCCACTGGGTCGAGATGCGGTCTCTCGCGCAGACCTCCTCCGCTCTGGACTCGCTCGCGGCCCTGCTCCCTGATGAGGCCGAGCGGATCGAGGGGGACCGGCTCGTCACCGTCGCCCCGTCGGACCTCCGCGTCGGCGACCTCGTGCTGGTACGGCCGGGCGCGAACGTCCCTGCCGACGGCATGGTCCGCGAGGGCCGCGCCGACGTCGACGAGTCCATGATCACGGGCGAGTCGCGGCCGGTCACCCGCGAGGTCGGGGACCGGGTCGTGGCCGGCACCGTCGCCACCGATTCGAGCCTGAGGATCGAGGTCACCGCGACCGGGGACGAGACCGCCCTCGCCGGGATCGAGCGCCTCGTGGCCGAGGCGCAGAACTCCTCCTCGCGCGCCCAGCGGATCGCCGACAAGGCCGCCGGCTGGCTGTTCTGGTTCGCGCTCACCGCCGCGGTGATCACCGCGATCGTCTGGTCCGTGCTCGGCATGCCCGACCAGGCCGTCGTCCGCGCGGTGACCGTGCTGGTCATCGCCTGCCCCCACGCCCTGGGCCTCGCGATCCCGCTGGTCGTCTCGGTGTCGACCGAGCGCGCCGCCCGCGGGGGCGTCCTGATCAAGGACCGTTTGGCCCTCGAGCAGATGCGCACCGTGGACACGGTCCTGTTCGACAAGACCGGCACCCTCACCAAGGGCGAGCCCGTCCTCTCCGAGATCGCACCACGCGGCCTGGACGCCGCCGAAGTGCTGGCGCTCGCCGCCGCCGCCGAGGCGGAGAGCGAGCACCCGCTCGCCCGCGCGATCGTCGCGAAGGCCCAGGCCGACGGGGTCGAGATCCCCGCCGCCACCGGCGTCACCTCGACCCCGGCGCTCGGCGTCAGCGCGCAGGTCGACGGCCACGAGATCCGGGTGGGCGGCCCACGCCTGCTCGAGGAGGTAGGTGCCGCGGAGATCGAGGACGCCGAGGTGTGGCGCGAGGACGGCGCGATCATCCTCCACGTGCTGAGGGATGGCGAGGTCGTCGGCGGGCTGAAGCTCTCCGACGAGATCCGCTCCGAGTCCCGCGAGGCCGTCGAGGCCCTCCATGAGCGCGGGATCGAGGTCGTCATGATCACGGGCGACGCCGAGGCCGTGGCCCACAGTGTCGGCCGCGAGCTCGGCATCGACCGGGTGTACGCCGGGGTGCGCCCCGAGGACAAGTCCTCGAAGGTCGCCGAGCTCCAGGCCGAGGGCAGGACTGTCGCGATGGTCGGCGACGGCGTCAACGACGCCCCCGCGCTCGCCCAGGCGGACGTCGGCATCGCCATCGGCGCCGGCACCGACGTCGCGATCGGCTCGGCCGGGGTCGTGCTCGCCGGCTCCGACCCGCGCTCGGTGCTCTCGGTCCTCCGTCTCTCCGGCGCCGCTTACCGCAAGATGACGCAGAACCTCTGGTGGGCCGCCGGCTACAACCTCATCTCCGTGCCTCTCGCCGCGGGCGTCCTGGCACCGGTCGGAGTAATCATGCCGATGAGCGTCGGAGCGGTCCTCATGTCGCTCTCCACGATCATCGTCGCGCTGAACGCCCAGACGCTGCGGCGTCTGGACCTCACACCGGAGGCATCCGTCGAGACGGTGCGCGAACGCCGCTGA